From the Methanocaldococcus fervens AG86 genome, the window AAGTGTTATATATAATTTACGAATAAATAGGAAACGGTAAAACAAAAACAATTTTCATCCCAATTATTTAAAAAAGTATTAAATTTATGCTAATGAGACTTCTACTGTTTCTACACTCTCAACATCTTCAATTTCTGCCAAAGCATTTTCTATTGGCTCAGTTCCTCCTTCTCTTTCTTCCATTTCAATAACTGCATATACAGCATATAAGCCAAATGCTAATGGTTCATCAAACAAACCTCTTATATCAACA encodes:
- a CDS encoding elongation factor 1-beta, which produces MAAVLAKIKIMPKSPEVNKEELKGKVKEVLENQDVDIRGLFDEPLAFGLYAVYAVIEMEEREGGTEPIENALAEIEDVESVETVEVSLA